One segment of Rhodanobacter thiooxydans DNA contains the following:
- the ihfA gene encoding integration host factor subunit alpha, translating into MALTKAEMAERLFLDVGLNKREAKEFVDAYFEVVRGALENGEQVKLSGFGNFDLRLKNQRPGRNPKTGEEIPISARRVVTFRPGQKLKVRVEGYAGSRE; encoded by the coding sequence ATGGCGCTGACCAAGGCGGAAATGGCCGAGCGGCTTTTCCTCGACGTGGGCCTCAACAAGCGTGAGGCCAAGGAGTTCGTGGACGCCTATTTCGAGGTGGTTCGCGGAGCACTGGAAAACGGCGAACAGGTGAAGTTGTCCGGCTTCGGCAATTTCGACCTGCGGCTGAAGAACCAGCGACCTGGACGCAATCCGAAGACCGGCGAGGAGATCCCGATCTCCGCCCGGCGCGTGGTGACGTTCCGACCGGGACAGAAACTCAAGGTAAGAGTCGAGGGCTATGCTGGATCAAGGGAATAA
- a CDS encoding aminotransferase class III-fold pyridoxal phosphate-dependent enzyme — translation MGVINQLRELREFGGKPRTTGLDDASIERMAANDPLLGQAIAEAVARHRELRADLVDFLKLDEAEQLVRVQAGFVNFYPDDAINPYLPAAARGPWIVTLKGAVVHDNGGYGMLGFGHNDPAILAALARPQVMANVMSPSVAQLRFTAALDKELGRSRGGSPYTRYLCLNSGSESVSLACRIADVNAKAMTDTGARYAGRTIKRLAVKGAFHGRTEAPALYSDSSRKTYQQNLASYRHEDTLITVAPYDVAQLEAAFADADKHGWFIEAMFLEPVMGEGDPGRAVTPEFYKAARALTESHGTLLLVDSIQAGLRAHGVLSFVDYPGFEGLPPPDMETFSKALNAGQYPLSVLAVGEHAAGLYRKGIYGNTMTANPRALDVALATLGELSDAVRSNIRERGKEFVDKLNALKGELGGLITKVQGTGLLFSCELAPEYKCYGAGSTEEYMREHGVGVIHGGTNSLRFTPHFNVTSAEVDLIVSHVRKALLEGPRKAKAEAA, via the coding sequence ATGGGTGTGATCAACCAGCTGCGCGAACTGCGCGAATTCGGCGGCAAGCCGCGGACCACCGGCCTGGACGACGCCAGCATCGAGCGCATGGCGGCGAACGATCCCCTGCTGGGCCAGGCGATCGCCGAGGCGGTGGCGCGCCATCGCGAGCTGCGTGCCGACCTGGTCGATTTCCTCAAGCTCGATGAAGCCGAACAGCTCGTGCGGGTGCAGGCCGGCTTCGTCAACTTCTATCCCGACGACGCGATCAACCCGTACCTGCCGGCGGCCGCGCGCGGCCCGTGGATCGTCACCCTGAAGGGCGCCGTGGTGCACGACAACGGCGGCTACGGCATGCTCGGCTTCGGCCACAACGACCCGGCGATCCTGGCCGCGCTGGCCCGGCCGCAGGTGATGGCGAACGTGATGTCGCCCAGCGTGGCGCAGCTGCGCTTCACCGCGGCGCTGGACAAGGAGCTGGGCCGCAGCCGCGGCGGCAGCCCGTACACGCGCTACCTGTGCCTGAACTCCGGCTCCGAGTCGGTCTCGCTGGCCTGCCGCATCGCCGATGTCAACGCCAAGGCGATGACCGACACCGGCGCGCGCTACGCCGGCCGCACGATCAAGCGGCTGGCGGTGAAGGGTGCATTCCACGGCCGCACCGAGGCGCCGGCGCTGTACTCCGATTCCAGCCGCAAGACCTACCAGCAGAACCTCGCCAGCTACCGCCACGAGGACACCCTGATCACCGTGGCGCCCTACGACGTGGCGCAGCTGGAAGCCGCGTTCGCCGACGCCGACAAGCACGGCTGGTTCATCGAGGCGATGTTCCTGGAACCAGTGATGGGCGAAGGCGACCCCGGTCGCGCGGTGACGCCGGAGTTCTACAAGGCCGCCCGCGCGCTCACTGAATCGCACGGTACCCTCTTGCTGGTCGACTCGATCCAGGCCGGCCTGCGCGCCCACGGCGTGCTGTCGTTCGTGGACTACCCCGGCTTCGAGGGCCTGCCGCCGCCGGACATGGAAACCTTCTCCAAGGCGCTCAACGCCGGCCAGTATCCGCTGTCGGTATTGGCTGTCGGCGAACACGCCGCCGGGCTGTACCGCAAGGGCATCTACGGCAACACCATGACCGCCAACCCGCGCGCGCTGGACGTGGCACTGGCCACGCTGGGCGAGCTCAGCGACGCCGTGCGCAGCAACATCCGCGAGCGTGGCAAGGAATTCGTCGACAAGCTCAACGCGCTGAAGGGCGAGCTGGGCGGCCTGATCACCAAGGTGCAGGGCACCGGCCTGCTGTTCTCCTGCGAGCTGGCCCCGGAATACAAGTGCTACGGCGCCGGTTCCACCGAGGAATACATGCGCGAGCACGGCGTCGGCGTGATCCACGGCGGCACCAATTCGCTGCGTTTCACCCCGCACTTCAACGTCACCAGCGCCGAGGTCGACCTGATCGTGTCGCACGTGCGCAAAGCGCTGCTGGAAGGGCCGCGCAAGGCCAAGGCCGAGGCGGCCTGA
- the upp gene encoding uracil phosphoribosyltransferase: protein MKIVEVRHPLIQHKLGLMRRAGISTKEFRELASEVAALLTYEATKDLETVEEEIEGWAGPLQVHRIKGRKITIVPILRAGLGMLPGVLDMIPAAKVSVVGLQRDEQTLKPTTYYEKLSGRMDERIALIVDPMLATAGTLVATVDMLKAAGCKRIKGLFLVAAPEGLERITAAHPDIEIYTAAIDQRLNEHGYILPGLGDAGDKIFGTKQLPANG, encoded by the coding sequence ATGAAGATCGTCGAAGTCCGCCATCCGCTGATCCAGCACAAGCTCGGCCTGATGCGCCGCGCCGGCATCAGCACCAAGGAGTTCCGCGAGCTGGCCTCCGAGGTCGCCGCCCTGCTCACCTACGAGGCCACCAAGGACCTGGAAACCGTCGAGGAAGAGATCGAGGGTTGGGCCGGCCCGCTGCAGGTGCACCGGATCAAGGGCAGGAAGATCACCATCGTGCCGATCCTGCGCGCCGGCCTGGGCATGCTGCCCGGCGTGCTCGACATGATCCCGGCCGCCAAGGTCAGCGTGGTCGGCCTGCAGCGCGACGAGCAGACGCTGAAGCCGACCACCTACTACGAAAAACTCAGCGGCCGCATGGACGAGCGCATCGCGCTGATCGTCGACCCGATGCTGGCCACTGCCGGCACACTGGTCGCCACCGTCGACATGCTCAAGGCGGCCGGCTGCAAACGCATCAAGGGACTGTTCCTGGTCGCCGCGCCGGAAGGCCTGGAGCGCATCACCGCCGCCCATCCCGACATCGAGATCTATACCGCCGCGATCGACCAGCGCCTCAACGAACACGGCTACATCCTGCCCGGCCTCGGCGACGCCGGCGACAAGATCTTCGGCACCAAGCAGCTGCCGGCGAACGGCTGA
- a CDS encoding FAD-binding oxidoreductase has protein sequence MSDARLADLVRRLPGLRLLTAAGDLEHYGRDWTRRWIPAPLAIALPTSAEEVQAIVRWANEQRVAIVPSGGRTGLSGGAVAANGELVLSLERMNRVLDFNAVDRTLTVQPGVILQHVHEAAREHGLFYPVDFAARGSCSIGGNIATDAGGIRVIRHGNTREWIAGLKVVAGNGELLELNRGLIKNSSGYDFRQLLVGSEGTLGIVVEATLKLTEPPPPSQVMLLALPDMDALMQVFALFRARLALQAFEFFTDHALRHVLAHGAQRAIDGDYPYYVVTEFDAADERQQEAALAAFEQGMAEGWIGDGVIAQSEAQAAVLWRLREGITESLAPRRPYKNDVSVRISAVPAFLHEMQALLAREYPQAEVVWFGHIGDGNLHINVLRPDGLAEDAFIAQCEHVTKLLAVTLQRHGGSISAEHGIGLVKRAYLESTRSAAEIALMRGVRKVFDPNGILNPGKLFADD, from the coding sequence ATGTCCGATGCCCGTCTCGCCGATCTCGTCCGCCGCCTGCCTGGCCTGCGTCTGCTGACCGCCGCCGGCGACCTCGAGCATTACGGCCGCGACTGGACCCGGCGCTGGATTCCCGCGCCGCTGGCGATTGCGTTGCCGACCAGTGCGGAAGAGGTGCAGGCGATCGTGCGCTGGGCGAACGAACAGCGCGTGGCGATCGTGCCGTCCGGCGGCCGCACCGGCCTGTCCGGCGGCGCGGTGGCGGCCAACGGCGAGCTGGTGCTGAGCCTGGAGCGTATGAACCGGGTGCTGGATTTCAATGCGGTCGACCGCACGCTCACCGTGCAGCCGGGGGTGATCCTGCAGCACGTGCACGAGGCGGCGCGCGAGCACGGCCTGTTCTACCCGGTCGATTTCGCCGCGCGCGGCTCGTGCTCCATCGGCGGCAACATTGCCACCGATGCCGGTGGCATCCGAGTGATCCGCCACGGCAACACGCGCGAATGGATCGCCGGGCTGAAAGTGGTGGCCGGCAACGGCGAGTTGCTTGAACTCAACCGCGGCCTGATCAAGAACTCCAGCGGCTACGATTTCCGCCAGTTGCTGGTCGGCTCGGAAGGCACGCTGGGCATCGTAGTGGAGGCGACGCTGAAGCTCACCGAGCCGCCGCCACCGTCGCAGGTGATGCTGCTGGCGCTGCCGGACATGGACGCGCTGATGCAGGTGTTCGCGCTGTTCCGCGCGCGGCTGGCGTTGCAGGCGTTCGAGTTCTTCACCGACCACGCGTTGCGGCACGTGCTGGCGCACGGCGCGCAGCGCGCCATCGACGGCGATTACCCGTACTACGTGGTGACCGAGTTCGATGCGGCCGACGAGCGGCAGCAGGAGGCGGCGCTCGCCGCGTTCGAGCAGGGCATGGCGGAAGGCTGGATCGGCGACGGCGTGATCGCGCAGAGCGAGGCGCAGGCCGCCGTGCTGTGGCGGCTGCGCGAGGGCATCACCGAAAGCCTGGCGCCGCGGCGGCCGTACAAGAACGACGTGTCGGTGCGGATCAGCGCGGTGCCGGCGTTCCTGCATGAGATGCAGGCGTTGCTGGCGCGCGAGTATCCGCAGGCCGAGGTGGTCTGGTTCGGCCATATCGGCGACGGCAACCTGCATATCAACGTGCTGCGCCCGGACGGCCTGGCGGAGGACGCGTTCATTGCCCAGTGCGAACACGTCACCAAACTGCTGGCAGTGACGCTGCAGCGCCACGGCGGCAGCATCTCGGCCGAGCACGGCATTGGCCTGGTCAAGCGGGCCTACCTGGAAAGCACCCGCAGCGCGGCGGAAATCGCGTTGATGCGCGGCGTGCGCAAGGTGTTCGATCCCAACGGCATCCTCAATCCCGGCAAGCTGTTCGCGGACGACTGA
- a CDS encoding MerR family transcriptional regulator, whose amino-acid sequence MLDQGNNTELPAIPAKRYFTIGEVGELCGVKPHVLRYWEQEFPALNPVKRRGNRRYYQRHDVLMIRQIRSLLYDEGFTITGARARLEGPQARMEASISHQIVRQVRMELEEVLTLLRR is encoded by the coding sequence ATGCTGGATCAAGGGAATAACACCGAACTGCCTGCCATCCCGGCCAAGCGCTACTTCACCATCGGTGAGGTCGGCGAGTTGTGCGGTGTGAAGCCCCATGTGCTGCGCTACTGGGAGCAGGAGTTTCCCGCGCTCAATCCGGTCAAGCGCCGCGGCAACCGCCGCTACTACCAGCGCCACGACGTGCTGATGATCCGCCAGATCCGCTCGCTGCTGTACGACGAGGGTTTCACCATCACCGGCGCGCGCGCGCGGCTGGAAGGCCCGCAGGCGCGGATGGAAGCGAGCATCTCCCACCAGATCGTGCGCCAGGTGCGCATGGAGCTGGAAGAAGTATTGACCCTGCTGCGCCGCTGA
- the pheS gene encoding phenylalanine--tRNA ligase subunit alpha has product MDDLDSRAAQALADIDKADTLDALDALRVGLLGKSGIVTAALKTLGALAPDERKARGAEVNRVKERLADALAARKQLLEQVELDRRLASERLDISLPGRDGERGGIHPVTRALERIASIFARLGYQRVDGPEIEDDWHNFEALNFPPHHPARAMHDTFYIADEGSGGRRLLRTHTSPVQIRAMAGRQPPIRIIAPGKVYRSDSDQTHSPMFHQVEGLLVDETSSFADLKGTLAEFIRAFFERDFEMRFRPSYFPFTEPSAEVDIRWDAEDGSTRWLEVLGCGMVHPNVLKNCGIDPERYTGFAFGLGVERFAMLRYGVSDLRAFFENDLRFLRQFA; this is encoded by the coding sequence ATGGATGACCTGGACAGCCGCGCCGCGCAGGCGCTGGCCGACATCGACAAGGCCGATACGCTGGACGCGCTCGATGCGCTGCGCGTCGGCCTGCTGGGCAAGAGCGGCATCGTCACCGCCGCGCTGAAGACGCTGGGTGCGCTGGCGCCGGATGAGCGCAAGGCGCGCGGCGCCGAAGTGAACCGGGTCAAGGAACGTCTTGCCGACGCGCTGGCTGCGCGCAAGCAGCTGCTGGAGCAGGTCGAGCTCGATCGCCGCCTCGCCTCCGAGAGGCTGGACATCAGCCTGCCTGGTCGTGATGGCGAGCGCGGCGGCATTCATCCGGTCACCCGTGCGCTGGAACGCATCGCGTCGATCTTCGCGCGGCTCGGTTACCAGCGCGTCGACGGCCCGGAGATCGAGGACGACTGGCACAACTTCGAGGCGCTGAACTTCCCGCCGCACCACCCGGCGCGCGCCATGCACGACACCTTCTACATCGCCGATGAAGGCAGCGGCGGCCGCCGCCTGCTGCGCACGCACACCTCGCCGGTGCAGATTCGCGCAATGGCCGGCCGCCAGCCGCCGATCCGCATCATCGCCCCGGGCAAGGTCTACCGCAGCGATTCGGACCAGACCCATTCGCCGATGTTCCACCAGGTCGAGGGCCTGCTGGTCGACGAGACCTCCAGCTTCGCCGACTTGAAGGGCACGCTGGCCGAGTTCATCCGTGCATTCTTCGAGCGCGACTTCGAGATGCGCTTCCGTCCCAGCTACTTCCCGTTCACCGAGCCGTCGGCCGAGGTCGATATCCGCTGGGACGCCGAGGACGGTTCGACGCGCTGGCTGGAAGTGCTCGGTTGCGGCATGGTCCATCCGAACGTGCTGAAGAACTGCGGCATCGACCCGGAGCGTTACACCGGCTTCGCCTTCGGCCTCGGCGTGGAGCGCTTTGCGATGCTGCGCTACGGCGTTTCCGACCTGCGCGCGTTCTTCGAGAACGATCTGCGGTTCCTCAGGCAGTTTGCCTGA
- the pheT gene encoding phenylalanine--tRNA ligase subunit beta: MKFSENWLRELVDVQAGRAELAHALTMAGLEVEELTPLGEGLDGVVVAEIVAAEKHPQADRLQVCKVDAGQGEPLTIVCGAPNARVGIKVPLATVGAQLPGGISIKAAKLRGVESSGMLCSAKELGIDADASGLLELPLDAPVGQPLAAYLGLPDASIELKLTPNRPDCLGLYGLAHDVAALFGSVVKLPATVAVPVTGSARRGIRLEAGKDAPRYLGRIIEGIDPAARSPLWLAERLRRAGLRPISAVVDVTNYVMLELGQPLHAFDNGTLEGDIVVRHARAGETLKLLDGNAAKLDDGFVLIADENKPLAVAGVMGGYDSRVTDATSAIFLESAHFAPAAIMGRARKLGLHTDASHRFERGVDPALPRRALERASELLLAIVGGKAGPVLVAENPADLPQPVAVALRRARLRRVLGVDVADVEVARIFTALGMRVETTADGWQVTAPSSRFDIEREEDLIEEVARIFGYDNIPTATPAGALALAIEPEARINELALREQLAARGYYEAVNLSFVAAELLASWGFTERLVPLANPLSADLAVMRPSLLPGLIEALRHNRARQQERVRLFEVARVFAAGDPPAETPSLAIVACGAARAEQWGEPSRVLDFHDLKGDLDTLIAWGGEPSRWSVHADGLPGWLHPGRGARVARDGATVGYLGALHPQLARALDLGPDVHVLELALEPLLARRLPQAQAVARFPAVRRDIAVDVPETVGWSQIEQEVRRTLGERLKELRLFDRYSGKGVEAGRKSLAMGLILQDASRTLTDDDADRCVREAIAALEQSCKAKLRG, from the coding sequence ATGAAATTCTCCGAAAACTGGCTGCGTGAACTGGTGGATGTGCAGGCCGGCCGTGCCGAGCTGGCCCACGCGTTGACCATGGCCGGGCTGGAAGTGGAAGAGCTCACGCCGCTGGGCGAGGGCCTGGACGGCGTGGTGGTGGCCGAGATCGTCGCTGCCGAAAAGCATCCGCAAGCCGACCGCCTGCAGGTGTGCAAGGTGGATGCCGGGCAGGGCGAGCCGCTCACGATCGTTTGCGGCGCACCGAACGCGCGCGTGGGCATCAAGGTGCCGCTGGCCACGGTCGGTGCGCAGCTTCCCGGCGGCATCTCGATCAAGGCCGCGAAACTGCGCGGGGTGGAATCGTCCGGCATGCTGTGCTCGGCGAAGGAGCTGGGCATTGACGCAGACGCGTCAGGCCTGCTGGAACTGCCGCTGGACGCGCCGGTCGGCCAGCCGCTTGCCGCCTATCTTGGCCTGCCTGACGCCAGCATCGAGCTGAAGCTCACCCCGAACCGACCCGACTGCCTGGGCCTCTACGGTCTCGCGCACGATGTAGCCGCATTGTTCGGCAGTGTGGTGAAGCTGCCGGCAACCGTGGCCGTGCCAGTGACTGGCAGCGCGCGTCGCGGCATCCGCCTCGAGGCAGGCAAGGACGCGCCGCGTTATCTCGGCCGCATCATCGAAGGCATCGATCCGGCGGCGCGCTCGCCACTGTGGCTGGCCGAGCGCCTGCGCCGCGCCGGTCTGCGCCCGATCAGTGCCGTGGTCGACGTCACCAACTACGTGATGCTGGAGCTGGGCCAGCCGCTGCACGCGTTCGACAACGGCACGCTGGAAGGCGACATCGTGGTGCGCCACGCACGCGCCGGCGAGACGCTGAAGCTGCTGGACGGCAACGCAGCGAAACTGGACGATGGCTTCGTGCTGATCGCTGACGAGAACAAGCCGTTGGCGGTGGCTGGCGTGATGGGCGGCTATGACTCGCGCGTCACCGATGCCACCAGCGCCATCTTCCTGGAGTCCGCACACTTCGCACCGGCCGCAATCATGGGCCGCGCGCGCAAGCTGGGCCTGCACACCGACGCCTCGCACCGCTTCGAGCGTGGCGTCGATCCGGCGCTGCCGCGTCGTGCGCTGGAGCGCGCCAGCGAACTGCTGCTGGCGATCGTCGGCGGCAAGGCCGGCCCAGTGCTGGTGGCGGAGAATCCGGCCGACCTGCCGCAGCCGGTTGCGGTTGCCTTGCGTCGCGCACGCCTGCGTCGCGTACTTGGCGTGGACGTGGCCGATGTCGAAGTGGCGCGCATCTTCACCGCGCTGGGCATGCGGGTGGAAACGACTGCCGACGGCTGGCAGGTCACCGCACCGAGCAGCCGTTTCGACATCGAGCGCGAAGAGGATCTGATCGAGGAAGTCGCACGCATCTTCGGCTACGACAACATTCCCACCGCGACCCCGGCCGGCGCGCTCGCCCTGGCGATCGAGCCGGAGGCTCGCATCAACGAACTGGCGCTGCGCGAGCAATTGGCCGCGCGCGGCTATTACGAGGCGGTCAACCTGTCGTTCGTGGCAGCCGAGCTGCTGGCCAGCTGGGGCTTCACCGAGCGCCTGGTACCGCTGGCCAATCCGCTGTCGGCCGACCTCGCGGTGATGCGCCCGTCGCTGCTGCCGGGACTGATCGAGGCACTGCGCCACAACCGTGCGCGCCAGCAGGAGCGGGTGCGCCTGTTCGAAGTGGCCAGGGTGTTTGCGGCCGGTGACCCGCCGGCCGAAACCCCAAGCCTGGCCATCGTGGCCTGTGGTGCTGCCCGTGCCGAGCAGTGGGGTGAGCCGTCGCGGGTGCTGGATTTCCACGACCTCAAGGGCGACCTCGATACCCTGATCGCCTGGGGCGGCGAGCCGTCGCGCTGGTCGGTGCATGCCGACGGCCTGCCGGGCTGGCTGCACCCGGGACGCGGTGCACGGGTGGCCCGTGATGGCGCGACGGTGGGCTACCTGGGCGCATTGCACCCGCAACTGGCCAGGGCGCTGGATCTGGGCCCCGACGTGCACGTGCTGGAACTGGCCCTGGAACCGTTGCTGGCGCGCCGCCTGCCGCAAGCGCAGGCCGTGGCCCGGTTCCCGGCCGTGCGCCGCGACATCGCGGTGGATGTGCCGGAAACGGTGGGCTGGTCACAGATCGAGCAGGAGGTACGCCGCACGCTGGGTGAACGGCTGAAGGAACTCCGGCTGTTTGACCGTTACAGCGGCAAGGGGGTCGAAGCCGGCCGAAAAAGTCTCGCTATGGGCTTGATTTTACAGGACGCTTCACGCACGCTTACCGACGACGACGCGGATCGTTGCGTACGAGAAGCGATAGCTGCGTTGGAGCAATCATGCAAGGCAAAACTGCGAGGATGA
- a CDS encoding PsiF family protein, with product MSMSLRLLVASAAFAFAGAAFAAAPQASTTAPATKVHTAQQQRMVDCNKQATGKKGAERKTFMSTCLKGGSTAAAAPATATAAAPTAKQTQQEKMKACNADAKTKALKGAERKTFMSSCLKGDAAATP from the coding sequence ATGTCGATGTCACTTCGCCTGCTTGTCGCCAGTGCTGCCTTCGCTTTCGCTGGTGCCGCCTTCGCGGCCGCACCGCAAGCCAGCACCACCGCTCCGGCCACCAAGGTCCACACGGCGCAGCAGCAGCGCATGGTCGATTGCAACAAGCAAGCCACCGGCAAGAAAGGGGCCGAGCGCAAGACCTTCATGAGCACCTGCCTGAAGGGTGGCAGCACTGCCGCCGCGGCACCGGCCACCGCAACGGCCGCCGCGCCCACGGCGAAACAGACCCAGCAGGAAAAGATGAAGGCCTGCAACGCCGACGCCAAGACGAAGGCGCTCAAGGGCGCGGAGCGCAAGACCTTCATGAGCAGCTGTCTCAAGGGCGACGCAGCCGCCACGCCGTAA
- the rplT gene encoding 50S ribosomal protein L20 gives MARVKRGVTARRRHKKIIGRAKGYYNARRKVFRVANQAVTKAGQYAYIGRKQRKRQFRALWIVRINAAARMFGLSYSRLINGLSKAGITVDRKVLADIAVHDIKAFGAIADKAKAALAA, from the coding sequence ATGGCTCGTGTAAAGCGTGGCGTCACCGCCCGTCGTCGTCACAAGAAAATCATCGGTCGCGCCAAGGGTTACTACAACGCCCGCCGCAAGGTCTTCCGCGTTGCCAACCAGGCCGTCACCAAGGCCGGCCAGTACGCCTATATCGGCCGCAAGCAGCGCAAGCGTCAGTTCCGTGCGCTGTGGATCGTGCGCATCAACGCCGCCGCGCGCATGTTCGGGCTGTCCTACAGCCGCCTGATCAATGGCCTGAGCAAGGCCGGTATCACCGTCGACCGCAAGGTCCTCGCGGATATCGCCGTGCATGACATCAAGGCGTTTGGTGCGATCGCCGACAAGGCGAAGGCCGCCCTGGCTGCTTGA
- the pip gene encoding prolyl aminopeptidase yields the protein MPSSPLRSLYPEIEPFDSGFLPVSPLHTLYYEQSGNPNGKPVVFLHGGPGGGTNAKCRRFFDPAVYRIVLFDQRGCGKSTPHAELTDNTTWDLVADIERVREHLGIDRWQVFGGSWGSTLALAYAQAHPDKLTELVLRGIFMLRRWELEWFYQKGCDALYPDAWETYLNAIPEVERGDLMSAYHRRLTSADAKTRTDAARAWSVWEGATSFLWQDESHIESSGEDEFALAFARIECHYFVNGGFFEHDDQLLRNVERIRNIPAVIVQGRYDVVCPLRSAWDLHRAWPEADLRIVQDAGHSAFEPGNVHELVEATDRFGR from the coding sequence ATGCCGTCGTCGCCGCTGCGTTCGCTGTATCCCGAAATCGAGCCATTCGACAGCGGCTTCCTGCCGGTCTCACCCCTGCACACGCTGTACTACGAGCAGAGCGGCAACCCGAACGGCAAGCCGGTGGTGTTCCTGCATGGCGGCCCGGGCGGCGGTACCAATGCGAAGTGCCGGCGCTTCTTCGATCCTGCGGTGTACCGCATCGTGCTGTTCGACCAGCGCGGCTGCGGCAAGTCCACGCCGCATGCGGAGCTGACCGACAACACCACCTGGGACCTGGTCGCCGACATCGAGCGCGTGCGCGAGCACCTGGGCATCGACCGCTGGCAGGTGTTCGGCGGCTCGTGGGGCTCCACGCTGGCGCTGGCGTATGCACAGGCGCACCCGGACAAGCTCACCGAGCTGGTGCTGCGCGGCATCTTCATGCTGCGGCGCTGGGAACTGGAATGGTTCTACCAGAAGGGTTGCGACGCGCTTTATCCGGATGCGTGGGAGACCTATCTCAACGCGATCCCCGAAGTCGAGCGCGGCGACCTGATGAGCGCTTATCACCGCCGCCTGACCAGCGCCGACGCGAAGACGCGCACCGATGCAGCGCGTGCCTGGTCGGTATGGGAGGGCGCCACCAGCTTCCTGTGGCAGGACGAGTCGCACATCGAGTCCAGCGGCGAGGACGAGTTTGCGCTGGCGTTCGCGCGCATCGAGTGCCACTACTTCGTCAACGGCGGCTTCTTCGAGCACGACGACCAGTTGCTGCGCAACGTCGAGCGCATCCGGAACATTCCGGCGGTGATCGTGCAGGGTCGCTACGACGTGGTGTGCCCGCTGCGCAGCGCGTGGGACCTGCATCGCGCGTGGCCCGAGGCGGACCTGCGGATCGTGCAGGACGCCGGTCATTCGGCGTTCGAGCCGGGCAACGTGCACGAGCTGGTGGAGGCGACCGACCGCTTCGGCCGCTGA
- the serA gene encoding phosphoglycerate dehydrogenase, with protein MQTSYPRQDIKVLLLEGVSASAVENFRRAGYSQVELHAKSLPEDELKARIADAHIVGIRSRTQLTAEVLAQAKRLIAVGCFCIGTNQVDLGAARKLGVPVFNAPYSNTRSVAELVIAEAIMLLRGIPQKNALCHRGGWTKSASGSYETRDKVLGIVGYGHIGTQVGVLAESLGMRVIFHDIETKLALGNARAVSSLDELLERSDVVTLHVPETPATQLMIRREQLAKMRAGAMLINASRGSVVDIDALAAALREGHLAGAAVDVFPSEPKGNDDPFVSPLVGMDNVILTPHIGGSTLEAQDNIGIEVASKLIRYSDNGSTLSAVNFPEVTLPEHPHSRRLLHIHRNVPGTLSRINELFSAGNINIDAQFLQTDSEVGYVVIDVSADEAQANDLKAKLAAIPGTLRSRVLY; from the coding sequence ATGCAGACCTCCTACCCCCGCCAGGACATCAAGGTATTGCTGCTGGAGGGCGTCAGTGCCAGTGCGGTCGAGAATTTCCGCCGCGCCGGCTACAGCCAGGTCGAGCTGCATGCGAAGTCGTTGCCGGAAGACGAACTGAAGGCGCGCATCGCCGACGCGCACATCGTCGGCATCCGCTCGCGCACCCAGCTCACCGCCGAGGTGCTGGCCCAGGCCAAGCGGCTGATCGCGGTGGGTTGCTTCTGCATCGGCACCAACCAGGTGGATCTGGGTGCCGCCCGCAAGCTCGGCGTGCCGGTGTTCAACGCACCCTATTCCAACACCCGCAGCGTGGCGGAGCTGGTGATCGCCGAGGCGATCATGCTGCTGCGCGGCATCCCGCAGAAGAACGCGCTGTGCCATCGCGGCGGCTGGACCAAGTCGGCCAGCGGCAGCTACGAGACCCGCGACAAAGTGCTCGGCATCGTCGGCTACGGCCACATCGGCACCCAGGTCGGCGTGCTGGCCGAGAGCCTGGGCATGCGGGTGATCTTCCACGACATCGAGACCAAGCTGGCGCTGGGCAACGCCCGTGCGGTGTCCAGCCTGGACGAACTGCTGGAACGTTCCGACGTGGTCACCCTGCACGTGCCGGAAACCCCTGCGACCCAGCTGATGATCCGCCGCGAGCAACTGGCGAAGATGCGCGCCGGCGCGATGCTGATCAACGCCTCGCGCGGCAGCGTGGTGGACATCGACGCCCTGGCTGCGGCGCTGCGCGAAGGCCACCTGGCCGGGGCTGCGGTGGACGTGTTCCCGAGCGAGCCCAAGGGCAACGACGACCCCTTCGTCTCGCCGCTGGTCGGCATGGACAACGTGATCCTGACCCCGCACATCGGCGGCAGCACACTGGAGGCGCAGGACAACATCGGCATCGAGGTCGCCAGCAAGCTGATCCGTTACAGCGACAACGGTTCGACCCTGTCGGCGGTGAACTTCCCGGAAGTCACCCTGCCCGAACACCCGCACAGCCGCCGCCTGCTGCACATCCACCGCAACGTGCCTGGCACGCTGTCGCGCATCAACGAACTGTTCTCGGCCGGCAACATCAACATCGACGCGCAGTTCCTGCAAACCGACAGCGAAGTCGGCTACGTGGTGATCGACGTGAGTGCCGACGAGGCCCAGGCGAATGACCTCAAGGCGAAGCTGGCGGCGATCCCGGGCACCTTGCGCAGCCGCGTCCTGTATTGA